One Brassica oleracea var. oleracea cultivar TO1000 chromosome C7, BOL, whole genome shotgun sequence genomic window carries:
- the LOC106305366 gene encoding golgin candidate 1-like, with the protein MNIQGGKMMKNNTYYICYLHVCAGLSSRLQDIKEENAQLEEPLTAKQELTKSHEASIRQLQKDLSSSKSEVSKVESRRVEALAATNSEVEALVSAMDALKTQAALNEGKLSSLQVECTSLNQELQDMEVRPRRGKTKSTDEPNQLTQIQAWQGEVDHARHAQRDAEEKLASMEAEMQQVRVEMVAMKRDAENYGLVTQAEAQKVGDSMVRP; encoded by the exons ATGAATATTCAAGGCGGGAAAATGATGAAAAATAACACATACTATATCTGCTACTTGCAT GTTTGCGCTGGACTGTCATCCCGTTTGCAAGATATTAAGGAAGAAAATGCACAGTTGGAAGAGCCTCTCACTGCAAAG CAAGAGCTTACCAAGTCACATGAAGCTAGCATTAGACAGTTACAAAAAGATTTATCATCTTCTAAAAGTGAAGTGTCGAAAGTAGAGTCAAGAAGGGTTGAGGCACTAGCAGCTACGAACTCAGAGGTAGAAGCACTTGTCAGTGCAATGGATGCCTTGAAAACCCAGGCTGCTCTGAACGAAGGAAAATTGTCGTCCCTTCAG GTGGAATGTACATCTCTGAATCAAGAGCTGCAAGATATGGAAGTTCGTCCTCGCAGAGGGAAAACAAAATCTACGGATGAACCAAACCAATTGACACAG ATTCAAGCATGGCAGGGCGAAGTGGATCATGCTCGACATGCTCAGAGAGATGCCGAGGAGAAACTTGCTTCAATGGAG GCTGAAATGCAACAGGTGAGGGTTGAAATGGTAGCCATGAAGAGGGATGCAGAAAATTACGGGTTAGTTACACAAGCCGAGGCCCAAAAAGTTGGGGATTCAATGGTCAGACCATGA
- the LOC106302305 gene encoding protein FAR1-RELATED SEQUENCE 5-like, protein METDTAMETDNAADTSTAAETDTAVPTADKFVEQPPAIKSTKYIEEWGDCLSLCKHDEFPSKSASCKRGLRAAKIPQTYIFSIRSYMNKHTCSRTSQSDSNDKRKGSPELVSSFLNEEFSGGLETPSPKVIKGIVKFKHGVMISYSTALRGKNLAVCDQHGNPEDSYKMMYSYLYMLKQVNPGTTTDVKLDEAGKFKYLFIALGVCIEVFAVMRKVIVVDATWLKNGYGGVLVFAKAQDPNRHHYPLALAVLDGENHASWTWFFEMLKRAILYSSELVFMTDRNQSLVFVVANVYPQAHHGHFLWHLKENVKVHACNVNKDVVVHRFMELSRYYTMADFDPAYESFKRRYPSVWKYVVEHTQKHKWARVFFPRDRYNWNTSNSVESMNNMFREARRWALIPMLECIIKTFSD, encoded by the exons ATGGAGACTGATACCGCTATGGAGACTGATAACGCTGCGGACACTAGCACTGCTGCGGAGACAGATACCGCTGTTCCAACCGCTGATAAGTTTGTTGAACAGCCACCAGCCATAAAATCGACTAAGTATATAGAGGAATGGGGTGATTGTTTGAGTCTGTGTAAGCATGACGAATTCCCAAGTAAGAGT GCTAGCTGTAAACGGGGATTACGAGCTGCAAAGATTCCACAGACATACATTTTTTCGATTAGGAGCTACATGAATAAGCATACATGCTCTCGGACTAGTCAAAGTGACAGCAACGATAAGCGAAAAGGGTCACCAGAACTAGTGTCATCCTTTTTGAATGAGGAATTCTCGGGAGGCTTGGAAACTCCAAGTCCAAAGGTTATTAAGGGTATTGTTAAGTTCAAACATGGGGTAATGATATCATACTCGACAGCCTTGCGCGGAAAGAATTTGGCGGTTTGTGATCAACATGGTAATCCAGAAGATAGCTACAAGATGATGTATAGCTATTTGTACATGTTAAAGCAAGTGAATCCGGGAACAACAACCGATGTGAAATTGGATGAGGCAGGTAAATTCAAATACCTCTTCATAGCCTTGGGAGTTTGCATAGAGGTTTTTGCAGTCATGAGGAAAGTGATAGTCGTGGATGCGACATGGCTGAAGAACGGATATGGCGGTGTTCTAGTTTTTGCCAAAGCTCAAGATCCAAATCGCCACCATTATCCACTAGCGTTGGCAGTACTAGATGGAGAGAATCATGCTAGCTGGACTTGGTTTTTCGAGATGCTTAAGAGAGCTATACTATACTCTTCTGAACTGGTTTTCATGACTGACAGAAATCAAAGCCTTGTCTTTGTAGTAGCAAACGTGTATCCACAGGCTCACCATGGCCATTTTTTATGGCATTTGAAGGAAAATGTGAAAGTGCATGCTTGTAACGTCAACAAAGATGTAGTTGTGCATAGATTCATGGAATTGAGTAGATATTACACCATGGCTGACTTCGACCCTGCCTACGAATCGTTTAAGAGAAGATATCCTTCGGTTTGGAAATATGTGGTGGAGCATACTCAAAAACACAAATGGGCAAGAGTTTTTTTTCCACGTGACAGGTACAACTGGAACACAAGCAACAGTGTAGAATCAATGAACAACATGTTTAGAGAGGCAAGGAGGTGGGCTTTAATACCAATGTTGGAATGTATCATCAAGACATTCTCTGATTAG
- the LOC106305139 gene encoding pathogenesis-related protein 1: MLSFGESFVLALALFSVILTPAYGLPKVKPIDDVQPEQTLAVHNEIRAAVGVAPLVWNETVAAYAQNFANKLAKAGKCAYTDMRHSGGPYGENIAAGWVQPEDQMSGPIATKYWLTEKPNYDHATNKCKDVCGHYTQIVANQSFSLGCGSYRCHDNELIWIVCDYYPMPVGDANTRPY, encoded by the coding sequence ATGTTGTCTTTTGGTGAAAGCTTCGTCCTAGCCCTAGCATTATTCTCCGTCATTTTAACTCCAGCCTATGGTCTACCAAAAGTGAAGCCAATCGATGATGTCCAACCGGAACAAACGCTAGCGGTTCACAACGAGATTCGAGCCGCGGTCGGGGTGGCTCCATTGGTATGGAACGAAACCGTTGCGGCCTATGCACAGAATTTCGCCAACAAGCTAGCCAAAGCTGGGAAATGCGCGTATACTGACATGAGACATTCTGGTGGACCTTACGGCGAAAACATCGCGGCAGGATGGGTCCAACCTGAGGATCAAATGAGCGGTCCGATCGCTACTAAGTATTGGTTAACGGAGAAGCCTAACTACGACCATGCCACTAACAAGTGCAAAGATGTTTGCGGGCACTACACTCAGATCGTCGCAAATCAATCATTCAGTCTCGGATGTGGCTCGTATAGGTGTCATGATAATGAGTTGATTTGGATTGTATGTGATTATTATCCTATGCCTGTGGGTGATGCGAATACTCGCCCCTATTGA
- the LOC106304520 gene encoding pathogenesis-related protein 1 — translation MSFSGYSFVVVTLLSIVTQIYGSCNVDPNAHPQPAATSGFKAHPQPAATSWFKAHPQLTATSDLNTLGRTNLDPMVDLLPAETVLVHNRVRAEVGVGPMVWDFKLAAFAQNYANVRSKDCALQHSTDEMYGENIAAGWLKSKESMSGPIAAKLWYGEKKFYNYQTNKCSGMCGHYTQMVANQSHRVGCGHVRCHADTYLWVVCNYAPRPMGDENTRPY, via the coding sequence ATGTCGTTTTCTGGATATAGCTTCGTCGTAGTAACATTACTCTCCATCGTAACTCAAATCTATGGTTCCTGTAATGTAGACCCAAATGCTCATCCCCAGCCGGCAGCAACGTCAGGGTTTAAGGCTCATCCCCAGCCGGCAGCAACGTCATGGTTTAAGGCTCATCCCCAACTGACAGCAACGTCAGATCTTAACACCCTAGGTCGAACCAACTTAGACCCAATGGTTGATCTCCTACCGGCAGAAACTGTATTGGTCCACAATCGGGTTCGAGCCGAAGTCGGGGTGGGTCCAATGGTGTGGGACTTCAAACTAGCTGCCTTCGCACAGAACTACGCTAACGTACGATCCAAAGACTGCGCCCTACAGCATTCGACAGACGAAATGTACGGCGAGAATATAGCCGCAGGGTGGCTCAAATCTAAGGAATCAATGAGCGGTCCGATCGCGGCTAAGTTGTGGTATGGCGAGAAGAAATTCTACAATTATCAAACCAACAAATGTAGTGGTATGTGTGGGCATTATACTCAGATGGTGGCTAACCAATCGCACCGAGTTGGATGTGGTCACGTCAGGTGTCATGCAGATACATATCTTTGGGTCGTATGTAACTATGCTCCTAGGCCGATGGGTGATGAGAATACACGTCCGTATTAA
- the LOC106302304 gene encoding uncharacterized protein LOC106302304, which produces MYSVSGFDVARCAQNFKLADSSLMIRFDDSTEFDVLSDPVSPIHAEGFRFRNQTELVGLANTNTQLPDIIGEIVAVKSTVSDPPEDKNRVMVTVKLENDVSVTLSLFDAQAVSFHQKLGGMRSDPKVIVATSINPKMVGERLFLNATSGTHVYYDKETHAGEPLFHRLVARDTGLPSAAALLKSYAKVEPVTIAELTNFITTDPPQHEIDFLITERVSRVEADKGWCYVACSKCSKKLQRTVTSFECARCNNLHAVGSLRYRVEMVVTDDTAEGTFVCFDGVMTKFHNLRASEAVQLLAEEGVNPEDSVMPPFVAGMEGKTYTFQVRVTSYNFTVNHQTFTVSRIINEVERAPAPDFVDDGGDDNEDDDAPNGTINREKSGSGKGSCESSKSAGKKPVGNVRKRARIA; this is translated from the exons ATGTATTCTGTTTCTGGCTTTGACGTGGCTCGCTGTGCTCAGAACTTCAAGCTTGCGGACTCTTCTTTGATGATCCGGTTTGACGATTCCACCGAGTTTGACGTGTTATCTGATCCGGTCTCGCCAATACATGCAGAGGGATTCCGGTTCCGTAACCAAACAGAGTTGGTTGGTTTAGCCAATACAAACACTCAGCTTCCAG ATATTATTGGTGAGATCGTGGCGGTCAAGAGCACCGTGTCTGACCCTCCGGAGGACAAAAATCGTGTCATGGTCACCGTCAAACTAGAAAA TGATGTGTCTGTCACTCTTAGTCTGTTCGATGCTCAAGCCGTTTCATTTCACCAGAAGCTTGGAGGCATGCGTAGTGATCCTAAAGTGATTGTTGCCACAAGCATAAACCCGAAGATGGTTGGAG AACGTTTATTCCTCAACGCGACGTCAGGAACGCATGTTTATTATGATAAGGAGACACATGCAGGGGAGCCTTTATTTCACCG ATTGGTGGCTAGAGACACTGGTCTCCCGTCCGCCGCAGCTCTCTTGAAGTCTTATGCGAAGGTTGAGCCTGTGACAATTGCTGAGCTTACCAATTTTATCACTACAGATCCGCCCCAG CATGAAATAGATTTCTTAATCACTGAGAGAGTTTCTCGAGTTGAAGCGGACAAGGGGTGGTGCTATGTTGCGTGTTCTAAGTGCAGCAAGAAGTTGCAGCGCACTGTCACTTCTTTCGAATGTGCGCGTTGCAATAATCTTCATGCGGTCGGATCTCTGCG TTATCGCGTTGAGATGGTTGTAACTGATGATACTGCGGAAGGGACATTTGTTTGCTTTGATGGTGTTATGACTAAGTTCCACAATCTCAGGGCAAGTGAGGCGGTTCAGTTACTG GCTGAAGAAGGAGTGAACCCTGAGGATTCCGTGATGCCTCCGTTCGTTGCAGGAATGGAAGGCAAGACCTACACTTTCCAGGTCCGTGTCACATCCTACAACTTCACCGTCAATCACCAGACGTTCACCGTGTCACGTATTATCAATGAGGTTGAGCGTGCACCAGCTCCAGACTTTGTCGATGAT GGGGGTGATGACAATGAGGATGATGATGCGCCAAACGGGACGATCAACCGTGAGAAGTCTGGTTCCGGCAAGGGCAGTTGTGAGTCATCAAAGAGTGCTGGAAAGAAGCCTGTCGGTAATGTGCGTAAGAGGGCGCGTATTGCTTGA